Proteins encoded in a region of the Cheilinus undulatus linkage group 8, ASM1832078v1, whole genome shotgun sequence genome:
- the pnp4b gene encoding purine nucleoside phosphorylase 4b, translating to MHCKGNSCCCSFENYKLTTEWLLNHTSHRPKVAVICGSGLGLLADGASNKQTFRYQDIPNFPVSTVAGHEGCLVFGTIEDTSCVFMQGHFHLYEGYSLCQVTFPIRIFKLMGAESLLVTNASGGICPDFKVGDIMIIKDHINLPGFAGQHPLCGPNDERFGIRFPCMSDAYSKDLRRLAMEAGSELGCSDFIREGVYCMVSGPNFETIAEARMLLILGCDSVGMSTVPEVTVAKHCGLRVLGLSLITNKVSLDYSHEEKVNHEEVLQISKMRAEVLQKLVAMMISRCQQQSINTH from the exons ATGCACTGCAAAGGAAACTCCTG ctgctgctccttcgaGAACTATAAGCTGACCACAGAGTGGCTGTTGAACCACACCAGCCACCGTCCAAAGGTTGCAGTGATCTGTGGCTCAGGACTGGGCCTGCTGGCTGATGGAGCCTCCAACAAGCAGACCTTCAGGTACCAGGACATCCCCAACTTCCCCGTCAGCACAG tggcGGGTCATGAGGGGTGCCTGGTGTTTGGGACAATCGAGGACACTTCCTGTGTGTTCATGCAGGGCCATTTTCACCTGTATGAGGGTTACTCACTCTGCCAG GTCACTTTCCCTATCAGGATCTTTAAGCTGATGGGGGCGGAGTCTTTGCTGGTGACCAATGCTTCTGGTGGAATCTGTCCAGACTTCAAAGTGGGTGACATCATGATCATCAAAGACCACATCAACCTGCCGGGCTTTGCTGGACAACATCCGCTGTGTGGACCCAACGACGAACG CTTTGGGATCAGATTTCCATGCATGTCTGATGCGTACAGTAAGGATCTGCGGCGGCTGGCAATGGAGGCGGGGTCAGAGCTGGGCTGCAGTGACTTCATCAGAGAGGGCGTGTACTGCATGGTGAGCGGGCCAAACTTTGAGACCATCGCTGAGGCCAGAATGCTTCTGATCCTGGGCTGTGACTCTGTGG GGATGAGCACCGTACCTGAAGTGACTGTGGCAAAACACTGTGGATTGAGAGTGCTGGGCCTGTCGCTCATCACCAACAAG GTGTCTCTGGACTACAGCCATGAGGAGAAGGTGAACCATGAAGAAGTTCTACAGATCAGCAAAATGAGAGCAGAAGTTCTTCAGAAACTCGTAGCAATGATGATAAGCCGCTGTCAGCAGCAGAGCATAaatacacactaa